A window of Cetobacterium somerae ATCC BAA-474 genomic DNA:
TAAAGAATTTGAGGAGAGGAAGTATGAAAAGTATAACTATATTGGGTTCTACAGGAAGTATTGGAACAAATGCATTAAAAGTTATAGAAGCAAAAAAAGAGAAATTCAAGGTTATAGGGATGTCTGCGTATTCAAATTTAGAGTTATTTAAAGAGCAAATAGAGAAATTTAATCCAAAGTATCTTTGTATAGGATCTGAAAAAAATGCTGAAATTTTAAAGAGATTATATCCAGAAAAAACAATATATTTTGGAGATGATGGGTTGAAACTTATGGGAGCTTTAGATGAAGCTGATATAGTTTTAACAGCTATAAGTGGAGCTGTTGGAATTGAGGCTACAGTAGAGGCAATAAAAAAAGAAAAAAGAGTTGCTTTAGCAAACAAAGAAACTATGGTAGCTGCAGGAGATTATATAAATAAGCTTTTAAAAGAGTACCCAAAAGCTGAGATAATTCCTGTTGATAGTGAGCATTCAGCATTATTTCAAAGTATGCAAGGAAGTAGAAAAGAAGAGGTAAAAAATTTAATTATTACAGCTAGTGGTGGAACTTTTAGAGGAAAAACTTTAGAAGAATTAAAAGATGTAACAGTTGAAGAAGCTTTAAAGCATCCCAACTGGTCTATGGGTAAGAAAATAACAATTGATTCGTCAACTTTAGTTAATAAAGGATTAGAAGTAATAGAAGCTCATATGCTATTTGGAGTGGATTATGAAAATATTGAGGTTCTAGTGCATCCTCAAAGTATAATTCATTCAATGGTAGAATTTGTAGACAACTCCATAATAGCTCAAATAGGAGCACCAGATATGAAGCTACCTATTCAATATGCATTTACATACCCTGAAAGAGAGGGAAGTAGTGCGTTAGAAAGATTGAATTTAAAAACTTTAAAAGAACTAACTTTTAGTCAGGTTGATAATGAAGTATTTAAGGGAGTACAATTAGCTTTTCAAGCTGGAAAAATAGGAAAAACAATGCCTTGTGTTTTTAACTCGGCAAATGAGGTTGCAGTAGAGTTATTTTTAAAAGGTCAAATAAAATTTTTAGAAATATATGAGATAATAGAAAAAGCTATGGAACTTCATAAGGTTAAAGAGATAGATTCTTTAGAAGTAATAAAAAATGTAGATAAAGAAACAAGAAAGTGGGTTTATGACAATTATGCAAAAGATTAAAAGAGGAAGACTTATAGTTATAGAGGGAACAGATTCAAGTGGAAAAGAAACGCAAACAGCGGTGCTGTTTGAGAGATTATCAGAAAAAATAAGTAATATAAGAAAAATATCTTTTCCAAATTATGAAAGCCCAGCGTGTGCTCCAGTAAAGATGTATTTAGCAGGAGAGTTTGGAACAGATGCTGAGAAAGTAAATCCATATCCAGCTTCAACGATGTATGCAATAGATAGATATGCATCTTACAAAACTGATTGGGGAAAATTTTATAATGATGGAGGAATAATCATAACAGATAGATATACAACATCAAATATGGTTCACCAAGCATCTAAAATAGATAATTCTCAAGAAAAAGAGATGTACCTATCTTGGTTAGAGGATTTAGAATATAGTAAAATGGGAATACCAAGACCAGATTTAGTTATTTTCTTAAATATGCCGACAGAAACTGCTCAAAAATTAATGGCTGAAAGAAAAAATAAAATAACTGGAGAGGATAAAAAAGATATTCATGAAAAAAATATTGAATACTTAAAAAAATCTCATGAAAATGCGTGTGAAATATCAAAAAAATACTCTTGGAAAGAGATCAAATGCGTTGAAAATGATAGGTTAAAAACAATAGAAGAGATTTCAAATGAAGTGTTTGAGCTCGTAAATGGAATCTTATAACAGGAGGAAAAATGGATATAATAATAGCGCTATTATTACTAGGATTAATAATTTTTATACATGAATTGGGTCATTTTTTAGCGGCAAGATTTTTTAAAATGCCTGTTTCTGAATTTGCAATAGGAATGGGACCAGAGTTATATTCTTATTATACTGGAAAAACTTTATATTCTATTAGAATAATACCAATAGGTGGTTTTGTAAATATAGACGGAATGGAAGTTGAGAGTAAAGTAGAAAATGGTTTTAATAGTAAGTCACCATTTGCTAGATTTGTAGTTTTATTTGCAGGAGTATTTATGAACTTCATGCTAGCGTTATTAGTAATTTTAGGAATAACATTTACTAGTGGAAAAGCTATTCAAAATACAAATCCAATAGTAGGAAATGTAATAAAAGAGGCAAAAGCATCAACAGTTTTAAAGGAAAATGATATTATAAAAGAGATAGATGGAACACAAATAACTACTTGGTCAGAAATTGGTGAAACAATAGCAAAGGACTCTAAAAAAAGAGATGCGCTAGATGTAGTTATAGAAAGAGATGGAAAAACTTTAGATATAGTAGTTCCGTTAACTAAGATAAGTGAAGAAAAACCAGCTATTATGGGAATAATTCCTGAGTATAAATTTGAAAAGTATAGTTTTGGAGAGGGAATAAAACAATCTTTTAAAATATTTATAGGTGTATTTGAAGATACATTAGGTGGAGTTAAAATGCTTGTAACAGGAAAAGTAAAGGCCAAAGATATTAGTGGTCCTGTTGGAATAGTTAAAGTAGTAGGAGATGCAAGTAAAAGTGGAAGCTCTGGAATTTTAATTTGGTTATTAGCAATATTATCAATAAATGTAGGAATATTTAACTTACTACCTTTTCCAGCTTTAGATGGTGGAAGAATTATATTTGTTATATTAGAATTAATTGGAATAAAAGTTGATAAGAAACTTGAAGAAAGAGTTCATACGATTGGTATGATTATGTTATTTGGGTTAATTATATTTGCAACAGCTAACGATATATTTAATATTTTTAAATTTTAATTAAAAATAAGGACGTGATTGTGTGACGAAAAGAGATCGTATAAAGAGGACAGCAACTATTTTATTTGCGGCTAATGGAATCAGAAATACAAAAATAGAGGATATAGCTAACGTTTTAGGAATGGCAAAAGGTGGGTTCTATTACTATTTTAAAAGTAAAGAAGAGTTACTACTAGAAATAATGGATAATTCAGTTATAAGTAGAAAAGAGTTTTTAAAGGAAGTAGGAGATTTAGATGTTCCTTTTGAAGAAAAATTAAAAATGATTGTTAGAAGAAGATTAACTTTAAAAGATGATAGATACAACTTATTTTTATTTGCTAAAATCTATGAAAATGGAGAGATAAATTTAACATACGATGAATATATGAAAAGAGATATTATATTCAGTGAGTTTTTAAATAACAATAGAGAGCATATAAAAGAAGAGTATAGAAGTGAAATAGAAAAAATTAGAACAATGTTAAGCTCATCATTAACAACTCTTTTATTATATTTGATAACTCAAACAGGAATAGAAGTAGTAGATGAAGATAGTTATAAAAGAATGGTTGAAAAATATGCAACGATTGATATAACTAGAGAGATTGAAATGTTTTATAATCTGTTTTTAAAGTCTATGTTAAATTAATTTATATAGAAAAAAAACATTAACTTAGAAAATATAACAAAATAAAAAGGAAAAAAGAGGAGAAATTTGAACTAATGTTTAGAGTGAAACTCTTTGAAATAATCTAGAACAGAATTTTTTAAAAAAGTCTTGAAAAATAACAAAATATCAATTATAATACATTGTTATCGAAAATAGAAAGTAGGAGGAAAAGGATGAAAAAATCAATATTAGTAGTTTCAGAAAGAAAAGAAACATTAAAACAAGTAAGAAAAGCTTTATCAGAAGTTTATGAAATAATAACATTTAATAACTTATTAGATGCTCTAGATATGTTAAGAGAGAGTGATTTTGACGTAGTTTTATTAGACGAGTATTTAACATGGTTTAACTTTTCAGAAGCTAAGAGAAAGTTAAATGGAATAGGAAAGGATTTCGTAGTAATAGGATTACTTGATGAAGAAAACGAAGCTTTAATTCAAGAGATGAAGGAAGCGGATATCTATAACTATTTATTAAAGCCAGTAGATGTTAAAGAAATGAACAGAATAATGATACCAGCTTTAAGAAGCTTAGAGATAGTAAAAGAGAAGAGAAAATTAGAAGAGAAGCTTTCAGATACAGAAGATGAGAATGAAATAATTGGACAATCTGCAAGAATTAAAGAGGTAAAAAACTTAATTGATAAAGTAGCAGAGAGCGACTTAACTGTTTTAATAACAGGAGAAAATGGAGTTGGAAAAGAGTTAATTGCTAAAGAGATATTCAAAAAGAGTGATAGAAGAAAAGAAAACTATATAACAATTTCATGTGCTTCTTTACCAGAAGATTTAATTGAAAGAGAGTTATTTGGTTATGAAAGAGGAGCATTCTTAGGAGCAACTACAAGTAAAAAAGGAATTTTAGAAGAAGCAGATGGTGGAACTGTATTCCTTGATGAAATATCAGCAATGGATTTAAAAGCTCAATCGAAAGTTCTTAGAGTTATCGAATATGGAGAATTTAGAAGAGTTGGTGGAAATAAATCAAGAAGAGTAGACGTTAGATTTATAGTATCTACTAATAAGGATTTAAAAGAGGAAACAGAAAAAGGTAAATTTAGAAAAGATTTATATCATAGATTAACAGCTTTCCCAATTGAAGTAGCGCCTTTAAGAGATAGAAAAGATGATATTCCTATGTTAGCAAACTACTTCTTAAATAAAATTGTAAAAGATTTAAGAAGAGAAATACCTGTTATTTCAGGAGATGCTATGAAGTATTTAATGGAATACTCATATCCAGGAAATATAAGAGAGTTAAAAAATATGATTGAAAGAATGGTAATTTTATGTAACGATAGAAATATTGATGTAGAAGATTTACCATTAGAAATAAAAATGAAATCTGATACAGTTGAAAATAAAACTGTTATTGGAGTAGGACCTTTAAAAAATATATTAGAGCAAGAGATATATGCTTTAGATGAAGTTGAAAAGGTAGTAATCGCAATGGCATTACAAAAAACAAGATGGAATAAACAAGAAACATCTAAGCTTTTAGGAATTGGAAGAACAACTCTTTATGAAAAAATCAGAAAATATGGGTTAGATACAAAATAATATTTACAAAATTCTTCGGAGGGGTTAAAAATGGCAATTAGAAAGTTTAGAAAAAATATGAAACCAGTTATATGGGTAGTAACAATATTCTTTTTAATAAGTTTGATAGCAGGTTATGCAATGTCATTTAGAAGTAGTTCTGCAAATACACAACTAGCTTTTAAACTAAATGGTAAAAAAGTTACAATGGTAGAAGCACACAGATCTATGGCTATAATGTCTGAGAATTACAAAAGATATTTAGAAACTAATATAGATCCAGAGCTAATGAATACAATAGCTTTTAATGAGTTAATTAATAGAAATCTTTTATTAGAGATGGCAGATAAATTAAAAGTAAAAGTTTCAGGATCAGAAGTGAGTGCTCAAATGGATCAAATAAAGGCGGCTTTCCCTGATAAAGAGCAATTTAAAAGTGCACTTTTAAGTCAAGGATATACTACAAAAACTTTAGAAAATGAAATTAGAGAAAACTTAATACTACAAAAAACTTCAGAAGCTATAACTCAAGGAGTTCAGGTGACACCTGAAGAGATTGATGAATATTATGCTGATTACAAATATACAATGTTCCAAGGGAAACCATTAGAAGAGGTTAAAACTCAAATAGAGCAAGCTTTAAAAATGCAAAAAGGTGCTGAAGCATATGCAAAAGATATGTCTGAAGCTAGAGCAAAAATGAAGTTAGAGGATTTAGATAAAAACTTCGATGCCTATGTAGAAAAAGAGGCTTTTGAATTTGATGGAGTTAAAGTAAGCAACGTTGAATTTGATAAAAGAGTTTTAAATACATTAGCAATGACTAAAGGTGATTTAGAAGGGGCAAAAGAGTTAGCAAAATCATCGATTGAATCAGAGATAAAATTATTAAAAGCATCTGAAGCTAAGGGTATAAAAGTAGATTCTGTTTTACCTTTAGATTTACAAGTTGCAAATGCTGTAAAAGAACTATATAGTAAACTAAAATCAGAAGTAACATATACTCAAAATGATTTAAAAGAATTCTTTGAAGAGAATCAATTAAATTATGATACATTAGAAAGCGCTGATGCAAATATCGCTATTTTAAAAGTTCAACCAACAGAAAGTGATGACCAAAAAGCAAAAGAAAAAGCTGAAGATCTTTTAAAGAAAGTTAATAAGGATAATTTTGCAGAGATGGCTAAAAACTTCTCAGATGGTCCAAGTGGTCCTACAGGAGGAGCCTTAGGAACTTTTAAAAAGGGAGATATGGTAAAACCTTTTGAGGATGCAGCTTTTGCAGGAACTCCTGGAGAGATTTATCCAGAAGTTGTAAAAACTCAATTTGGATATCACATAATTTTTGTACAAGAGAAAGATGATAAAGCTGAAACAGTTACAGCAAGCCATATTTTAATTATTCCAGAACCATCAGAAGAAACAATAAATTCAAAAGATGCTCAAATTGCTCAAATTGTTAAAGATTTAACAGATAAAACAATAACATTTGATGATTTGAAAAATGATAAAGATATCGTTTTCTCTGAGAAAATAGATGGAATTACAAAAGAAGGATATATTCCAGGATTAGGATATAATGAAGAGTTAGCAAAAGCTATTTATGATTCTAAAATTGGAGATGTTGGATTTATTAAAGATCAGAAAGATTTTATAATCTATAAAAAAGATTCACAAACAGATGAGAAAAAAGCTGATTTCCAAGAGTTTGAAAATCAAGTAAAAACAGATTATATTAATGCAAAGGCTCAAGAGGCTTTAAAAGAGATTGAGTTAAGTACACAAAATACAGAAAATTAAAAAAATGAGAAGGATTTTTAAAAATCCTTCTTTTTATTTAAAAAAAAATTGCATATTTACCAAAAATATAATATAATTTAGGATAGAGCGGTTTGCTCTTAAATATTTTTTACTTAAAAAATCTAAGAGATTAGGAGAATATTGATGAAATATAAATCAGAAGATATTGATTTATTGTTACAACAATTACATATTGAAGAGGTTGTAGGAGAATTTGTTGATTTAAAGAAAACAGGAGCTAACTTTAAAGGTTTGTGTCCTTTTCACCAAGATAACAATCCATCATTTGTAGTAAGTCCAAATAAGAACATATGTAAATGTTTTGTTTGTGGTGCAGGTGGGAATCCTATAAAATTCTATTCAGAGTATAAAAAAATATCTTTTGTTGAAGCAGTAGAAGAGTTAGCAAATAAATATAATATTCCAATAAAAAAAGTAGGAAATAGTAAAGTTAATGAAAATAAAGAGTATTATGAAATTATGGAAGAGGCTCACAACTATTACAAAGAGGAGATGTTTAAAAATACAGCTCGTGATGCTTTAGAATATCTATCTAAAAGAAAAATAAACCCAAAATTAATAAAAGAGAATGAAATAGGATATGCCCCCAATGAATGGACAGGGCTTTATGATTATCTTATAAAAAAGGGGTTTGAAAAAAAGAAGATATTTGATTTAGGATTAGCTAAAGAAAATGAAAAAGGAATTTATGATGCTTTTAGAAATAGGATTATTTTTCCAATATACTCAGTTTCAGGTAAAATTATAGCTTTTGGTGGTAGATCTTTAGAGGATAGCAAAGATATTCCAAAATATATAAACTCACAGGAAACACCTATTTTCTCAAAAGGAAAAAACTTATATGGTTTTATCCAAAAAGGAAGTAATATTAAAAAGAAGAATTATTCGATTTTAATGGAAGGGTATATGGATGTCTTATCAAGCCATTCTTATGGATTTGATGTGGCTTTAGCACCATTGGGAACAGCTTTAACAGAAGAACAAGCGCATCTATTGAAAAAATATACTAATAATGTAATACTTTCTTTTGATATGGATGAAGCTGGACAAAAAGCTACTGAGAGATCTATACTTATTTTAAAATCAGCAGGATTCAATATAAGAGTATTATTATATAAAGATGCAAAAGATCCTGATGATTACTTAAAAAAATATGGAAAAGAAGCATTTTTAAAAGTTGTAAAAGATTCTTTAGAAGCTTTTGATTATCTTTATTTAAGATATTCATCTGAGTATAGTTTAGAAGATCACATGTCAAAACAAAATTTCATAAATAGATTTAAAGATTTTTTTCAATGTTTAGAAAGTGATTTAGAAAGAAGTTTATATATTGATAAGTTAGGTAAGTCATTAAATATTGAATTAGATGTACTGAAATCTATTTTAATAACAAACAATAAAAAAAGAATAAAAAATACTTACGAAAAAAAAGAGGAAAGTAAGGATTTAGACGAAAAAGGACTATATAATCTAGAGAAGTTGACATTAGCATTAGTTCTTTCTCAAAATGAGTACATTGAAGATTTTAGGGATAAAGAGATTAGTAGTAGTTTAGGGAAAAAAATATTTCAATATATAGAGTTTTTAA
This region includes:
- the dnaG gene encoding DNA primase; this encodes MKYKSEDIDLLLQQLHIEEVVGEFVDLKKTGANFKGLCPFHQDNNPSFVVSPNKNICKCFVCGAGGNPIKFYSEYKKISFVEAVEELANKYNIPIKKVGNSKVNENKEYYEIMEEAHNYYKEEMFKNTARDALEYLSKRKINPKLIKENEIGYAPNEWTGLYDYLIKKGFEKKKIFDLGLAKENEKGIYDAFRNRIIFPIYSVSGKIIAFGGRSLEDSKDIPKYINSQETPIFSKGKNLYGFIQKGSNIKKKNYSILMEGYMDVLSSHSYGFDVALAPLGTALTEEQAHLLKKYTNNVILSFDMDEAGQKATERSILILKSAGFNIRVLLYKDAKDPDDYLKKYGKEAFLKVVKDSLEAFDYLYLRYSSEYSLEDHMSKQNFINRFKDFFQCLESDLERSLYIDKLGKSLNIELDVLKSILITNNKKRIKNTYEKKEESKDLDEKGLYNLEKLTLALVLSQNEYIEDFRDKEISSSLGKKIFQYIEFLKENQEKSSNIIKDIILTGNLSQDEEKELVNISLLSIDDYSNKLDIEKGFQIIFMSWFILELKEALKERSNLLKHIKLKKIEDKLKQHIEFNDLRALYDEFKSINA
- a CDS encoding dTMP kinase, with the protein product MTIMQKIKRGRLIVIEGTDSSGKETQTAVLFERLSEKISNIRKISFPNYESPACAPVKMYLAGEFGTDAEKVNPYPASTMYAIDRYASYKTDWGKFYNDGGIIITDRYTTSNMVHQASKIDNSQEKEMYLSWLEDLEYSKMGIPRPDLVIFLNMPTETAQKLMAERKNKITGEDKKDIHEKNIEYLKKSHENACEISKKYSWKEIKCVENDRLKTIEEISNEVFELVNGIL
- a CDS encoding sigma-54 dependent transcriptional regulator, whose protein sequence is MKKSILVVSERKETLKQVRKALSEVYEIITFNNLLDALDMLRESDFDVVLLDEYLTWFNFSEAKRKLNGIGKDFVVIGLLDEENEALIQEMKEADIYNYLLKPVDVKEMNRIMIPALRSLEIVKEKRKLEEKLSDTEDENEIIGQSARIKEVKNLIDKVAESDLTVLITGENGVGKELIAKEIFKKSDRRKENYITISCASLPEDLIERELFGYERGAFLGATTSKKGILEEADGGTVFLDEISAMDLKAQSKVLRVIEYGEFRRVGGNKSRRVDVRFIVSTNKDLKEETEKGKFRKDLYHRLTAFPIEVAPLRDRKDDIPMLANYFLNKIVKDLRREIPVISGDAMKYLMEYSYPGNIRELKNMIERMVILCNDRNIDVEDLPLEIKMKSDTVENKTVIGVGPLKNILEQEIYALDEVEKVVIAMALQKTRWNKQETSKLLGIGRTTLYEKIRKYGLDTK
- a CDS encoding peptidylprolyl isomerase codes for the protein MAIRKFRKNMKPVIWVVTIFFLISLIAGYAMSFRSSSANTQLAFKLNGKKVTMVEAHRSMAIMSENYKRYLETNIDPELMNTIAFNELINRNLLLEMADKLKVKVSGSEVSAQMDQIKAAFPDKEQFKSALLSQGYTTKTLENEIRENLILQKTSEAITQGVQVTPEEIDEYYADYKYTMFQGKPLEEVKTQIEQALKMQKGAEAYAKDMSEARAKMKLEDLDKNFDAYVEKEAFEFDGVKVSNVEFDKRVLNTLAMTKGDLEGAKELAKSSIESEIKLLKASEAKGIKVDSVLPLDLQVANAVKELYSKLKSEVTYTQNDLKEFFEENQLNYDTLESADANIAILKVQPTESDDQKAKEKAEDLLKKVNKDNFAEMAKNFSDGPSGPTGGALGTFKKGDMVKPFEDAAFAGTPGEIYPEVVKTQFGYHIIFVQEKDDKAETVTASHILIIPEPSEETINSKDAQIAQIVKDLTDKTITFDDLKNDKDIVFSEKIDGITKEGYIPGLGYNEELAKAIYDSKIGDVGFIKDQKDFIIYKKDSQTDEKKADFQEFENQVKTDYINAKAQEALKEIELSTQNTEN
- a CDS encoding TetR/AcrR family transcriptional regulator, whose translation is MTKRDRIKRTATILFAANGIRNTKIEDIANVLGMAKGGFYYYFKSKEELLLEIMDNSVISRKEFLKEVGDLDVPFEEKLKMIVRRRLTLKDDRYNLFLFAKIYENGEINLTYDEYMKRDIIFSEFLNNNREHIKEEYRSEIEKIRTMLSSSLTTLLLYLITQTGIEVVDEDSYKRMVEKYATIDITREIEMFYNLFLKSMLN
- a CDS encoding M50 family metallopeptidase; its protein translation is MDIIIALLLLGLIIFIHELGHFLAARFFKMPVSEFAIGMGPELYSYYTGKTLYSIRIIPIGGFVNIDGMEVESKVENGFNSKSPFARFVVLFAGVFMNFMLALLVILGITFTSGKAIQNTNPIVGNVIKEAKASTVLKENDIIKEIDGTQITTWSEIGETIAKDSKKRDALDVVIERDGKTLDIVVPLTKISEEKPAIMGIIPEYKFEKYSFGEGIKQSFKIFIGVFEDTLGGVKMLVTGKVKAKDISGPVGIVKVVGDASKSGSSGILIWLLAILSINVGIFNLLPFPALDGGRIIFVILELIGIKVDKKLEERVHTIGMIMLFGLIIFATANDIFNIFKF
- the dxr gene encoding 1-deoxy-D-xylulose-5-phosphate reductoisomerase produces the protein MKSITILGSTGSIGTNALKVIEAKKEKFKVIGMSAYSNLELFKEQIEKFNPKYLCIGSEKNAEILKRLYPEKTIYFGDDGLKLMGALDEADIVLTAISGAVGIEATVEAIKKEKRVALANKETMVAAGDYINKLLKEYPKAEIIPVDSEHSALFQSMQGSRKEEVKNLIITASGGTFRGKTLEELKDVTVEEALKHPNWSMGKKITIDSSTLVNKGLEVIEAHMLFGVDYENIEVLVHPQSIIHSMVEFVDNSIIAQIGAPDMKLPIQYAFTYPEREGSSALERLNLKTLKELTFSQVDNEVFKGVQLAFQAGKIGKTMPCVFNSANEVAVELFLKGQIKFLEIYEIIEKAMELHKVKEIDSLEVIKNVDKETRKWVYDNYAKD